One Rosa chinensis cultivar Old Blush chromosome 5, RchiOBHm-V2, whole genome shotgun sequence genomic region harbors:
- the LOC112167308 gene encoding probable folate-biopterin transporter 4, giving the protein MIERLKRLRAAFGASFLWLVCLIYFTQGFRYFVWTAVSYQLKDRLKLSPSSSQIVFSIPFFPWSIKPLYGRLGSGESDFAAFVQNNGIPSADMTFCKGYPVYHAIPCMMTLYGWKIW; this is encoded by the exons ATGATTGAAAGGCTGAAAAGATTAAGAGCTGCATTTGGAGCCTCATTTCTCTGGCTCGTTTGCCTCATTTACTTCACCCAG GGTTTTAGATACTTTGTTTGGACTGCAGTTTCTTACCAGCTGAAAGATAGGCTCAAGTTGTCACCGTCGTCTTCCCAGATTGTGTTTTCGATACCTTTCTTCCCATGGAGCATTAAACCATTATATGG CAGGTTGGGAAGTGGAGAATCTGATTTTgcagcttttgttcaaaataatGGAATTCCGTCTGCCGACATGACTTTCTGTAAAG GATATCCAGTATACCATGCCATTCCATGTATGATGACTTTGTATGGTTGGAAAATTTGGTGA
- the LOC112167307 gene encoding putative calcium-transporting ATPase 13, plasma membrane-type, protein MSDSESMHDPSSWLISKKKSKWRSAFFTVYCSRAFLSLLKPSLLKITETKSLSGSLSPVNTTADSDPNLDDFGVDQTALTQLVKNKNLYQLQELGGVEGVISHLKSDAVSGIPSVDAEDILKRIKAFGSNVYQKAPTRRFFHFVLDAFKDLTILILLGCAALSLCVGIKEHGFRQGWIDGGSILLAVILAISVSATGPYLQSRHLVHKNIQIEAVRGGKKQKISLSEAVVGDVIFLNCGDQVPADGLLVEGYSLQVDQSSMSGQSDDIVEISHDQNPFLFSGTKITHGYARMIVISVGMNTKRGEMTNQISQDTSEKTLLQARLEKLTSLIGKVGLVVAFAVLVVLLVRYFTGHTEDENGDKEFNSSSIEVDDMISAVTGIIMAAVSIVVVAIPEGLPLALTLTVAYSMKKMMADKATVLRLSAAENMAFTTTICTDKTGTLTMNQMKVTKFWIGENSLEQEAYSSKISHSVLNLIREGVALNTSGSVYKRSLDSEIEISGSPTEKAILWWAVYGSQMDVEKVTKSCSVLQFEAFNSQNKRSGVLIKRKEDSTIHVHWKGAAEIILGMCSSYYEPSGVVKQMDDNEKGKFQQIIQGMAASRLRCIAFAHKEIPADQYRLDLKQKIMLQEDGFTLLGLIGLKDPCRPGVWKAVKDCQNAGVNIKMITGDNVFTAQAIATECGILKPGQDIFSGAVIEGAVFQSYSDEDKLLNVDNICVMARSSALDKLTMVQCLKKKRHVVAVTGDGASDAPALKEADIGLSLGIKGTQVAKESSDIIISDDNFDSVVNVLACGRCVYHNTQKLIQFQLTANFTGLVINFAAAASSRAVPFTVVRSIWLNLIMDTLLALALSKDKPTKELMEKPPVGRTNPLITNIMWRNLSAHALYQTTVLLVLQFKGKAIFGVDDKVLGTLVFNTYLLCQVFNEFNARKLEKKDIFRGLQTDKLFMGVITVAIVLQVVTLELLSKYLDTGRLNCGQWGLCLGIAAMSWPIGWVVKCIPVPQKPILRYLLELKLESKQE, encoded by the coding sequence ATGTCTGATTCTGAAAGCATGCATGATCCCAGCAGTTGGCTTATTagcaaaaagaaaagcaaatggCGTTCTGCTTTTTTCACCGTCTACTGCTCTAGAGCCTTCCTCTCTTTATTAAAACCTTCCTTGCTCAAAATCACAGAAACCAAATCCCTGTCTGGTTCTCTCTCTCCTGTCAATACCACTGCCGATTCAGATCCAAACCTCGATGACTTCGGTGTTGACCAAACAGCTCTTACTCAACttgtgaagaacaaaaatctctacCAGCTGCAAGAGTTGGGAGGAGTTGAGGGAGTAATATCCCACCTCAAATCTGATGCAGTGAGTGGAATTCCTAGTGTTGATGCTGAGGACATTCTCAAAAGAATCAAAGCATTTGGTTCCAACGTTTATCAAAAAGCACCAACAAGAAGGTTTTTCCATTTTGTGTTGGACGCCTTCAAAGACCTAACAATTCTCATTCTATTAGGCTGTGCAGCGCTCTCTCTTTGTGTTGGCATCAAAGAGCATGGATTCAGACAAGGTTGGATTGATGGTGGGAGCATATTGCTTGCAGTCATTTTGGCCATTTCTGTGTCAGCAACCGGCCCTTACTTGCAGAGCAGACATTTGGTCCACAAGAATATCCAAATTGAGGCTGTGAGAGGTGGCAAGAAGCAAAAGATTTCTCTTTCTGAAGCTGTCGTTGGTGATGTAATTTTCTTGAACTGCGGAGATCAGGTGCCGGCTGATGGGTTACTTGTAGAAGGCTATTCACTGCAAGTAGACCAATCAAGCATGTCAGGACAAAGTGATGATATTGTTGAAATTAGCCATGACCAGAATCCATTCCTGTTTTCTGGGACAAAGATTACACATGGGTATGCTCGAATGATTGTCATATCCGTCGGAATGAACACAAAACGGGGTGAAATGACTAACCAAATCAGCCAAGACACTAGTGAAAAGACACTACTGCAAGCACGTCTGGAGAAGCTAACTTCACTGATAGGTAAAGTCGGTCTGGTGGTTGCTTTCGCTGTTCTTGTAGTGTTGTTAGTTCGATACTTCACAGGGCATACGGAGGATGAGAATGGAGACAAAGAGTTCAATTCCAGCAGCATTGAAGTTGATGACATGATAAGTGCTGTAACTGGGATTATAATGGCTGCCGTTTCAATTGTCGTCGTGGCAATTCCAGAAGGTCTGCCATTAGCACTAACTCTTACTGTTGCCTATTCTATGAAGAAAATGATGGCTGACAAAGCAACGGTTCTGAGGCTCTCTGCTGCTGAGAATATGGCATTTACCACCACAATCTGTACTGACAAAACAGGTACTCTCACAATGAACCAGATGAAGGTGACCAAGTTTTGGATAGGTGAAAATAGTTTGGAACAAGAAGCTTATTCATCAAAAAtttctcattctgttcttaATTTGATCCGAGAAGGGGTTGCTTTGAATACAAGTGGTAGTGTGTACAAGCGTAGCCTGGATTCAGAAATTGAGATCTCAGGCAGTCCAACTGAAAAGGCTATTCTATGGTGGGCAGTATATGGGTCACAGATGGATGTGGAGAAAGTAACGAAGAGTTGTAGCGTTCTCCAATTTGAGGCCTTCAACTCACAGAACAAGCGAAGTGGGGTTTTGATTAAGAGGAAGGAAGACAGCACAATTCATGTACATTGGAAAGGAGCTGCAGAGATCATACTAGGAATGTGCTCTAGTTACTACGAACCCTCTGGAGTCGTCAAACAAATGGATGATAATGAAAAAGGGAAATTTCAGCAGATTATTCAAGGCATGGCAGCTAGCAGACTCCGATGCATTGCATTTGCACATAAAGAAATTCCAGCAGATCAATATCGACTGGacctaaaacaaaaaattatgcTACAAGAAGATGGATTTACCCTGTTGGGACTCATAGGTCTTAAAGATCCGTGCCGTCCTGGAGTGTGGAAAGCAGTTAAAGATTGTCAAAACGCCGGGGTGAACATCAAAATGATCACAGGGGATAATGTTTTCACTGCACAAGCCATTGCCACAGAATGTGGGATACTCAAGCCTGGTCAGGACATCTTCAGTGGAGCAGTGATAGAAGGTGCTGTTTTTCAAAGCTACTCTGACGAGGATAAACTGTTGAATGTGgacaatatctgtgtaatggcAAGGTCCTCTGCTCTTGATAAGCTTACAATGGTGCAATGCTTGAAGAAGAAACGGCATGTAGTTGCAGTGACCGGTGATGGCGCTAGTGATGCACCTGCATTAAAAGAAGCTGATATAGGACTATCTTTGGGAATTAAAGGGACACAAGTTGCCAAAGAAAGCTCAGATATCATAATCAGCGATGATAACTTTGATTCGGTGGTGAATGTTTTGGCATGTGGAAGATGTGTTTATCACAATACTCAGAAGCTCATTCAATTCCAGCTCACAGCAAATTTTACTGGTCTTGTAATCAACTTTGCAGCAGCAGCTTCATCAAGAGCAGTCCCATTTACAGTTGTTCGTTCAATTTGGTTGAACTTGATTATGGACACACTGCTAGCTCTGGCTCTTTCCAAGGACAAACCCACAAAAGAGCTCATGGAGAAGCCGCCGGTGGGCAGAACTAATCCCCTCATTACCAACATCATGTGGAGGAACCTCTCGGCTCATGCTCTGTACCAGACGACAGTCCTTTTGGTATTACAATTCAAGGGCAAAGCAATCTTTGGTGTGGATGATAAGGTACTGGGTACCTTGGTATTTAACACTTATCTTCTTTGCCAGGTGTTCAATGAGTTTAATGCAAGGAAGCTTGAGAAGAAGGATATCTTTAGGGGTTTACAGACAGACAAATTGTTCATGGGGGTCATTACGGTGGCAATTGTTCTACAGGTGGTGACGCTGGAACTTTTGAGCAAATATTTGGATACAGGGAGGTTGAACTGCGGACAATGGGGACTATGTCTGGGAATTGCAGCCATGTCTTGGCCGATCGGATGGGTTGTTAAGTGTATACCCGTGCCACAGAAACCCATTCTCCGCTACCTGCTCGAGTTGAAGTTGGAAAGCAAACAAGAATGA
- the LOC112203673 gene encoding protein FAR1-RELATED SEQUENCE 5-like isoform X4, giving the protein MLRRAAKVYTIKMFQLFEIEFVGCMGVRLKEAFKRDEVHSYEAIEDGKQSVHKIQYNSISFDISCSCKCFESLGILCRHALKVFDINNITVLPTQYILKRWTREAKKGIVVSNNISGGTSENIKSARLLRLSELMHEGNSVYDIASLSCLGTKIVKELLVEAMKRLEKDKETQDMLENLNKVGNQSNLDIPVNSGHVLDPPCAKTKGMTNERIKDIREKKQRKNKQTKDASQDNQENMIDSSFIPRAPLHVPAFNPHFGVPHTPFHNQGNLSWTFGNPNFCFNYGVMPSSNQDSCNSASTNRRVL; this is encoded by the exons ATGTTAAGGAGAGCAGCTAAGGTGTATACCATTAAAATGTTTCAGCTATTTGAAATAGAGTTTGTTGGCTGTATGGGAGTTAGACTAAAAGAAGCTTTCAAGAGGGATGAAGTACATTCATATGAAGCAATTGAAGATGGTAAACAAAGTGTACACAAGATTCAGTATAACTCTATATCCTTCGACATTTCTTGTTCTTGCAAGTGTTTTGAATCACTTGGAATCTTGTGTCGTCATGCTTTGAAGGTgtttgatatcaataatatcactGTTTTACCCACTCAATATATATTGAAGAGGTGGACTAGAGAAGCAAAGAAAGGGATTGTGGTAAGCAATAACATTTCTGGAGGTACAAGTGAGAATATAAAGTCTGCTAGATTGTTGCGCCTTAGTGAGCTAATGCATGAAGGAAATAGTGTTTATGACATAGCTTCATTGAGTTGTTTAGGGACTAAGATTGTGAAGGAGCTGTTAGTAGAGGCAATGAAGCGTCTTGAGAAAGACAAGGAAACTCAGGAcatgttggaaaatttgaacAAAGTTGGTAATCAGTCCAATCTTGACATTCCAGTAAACTCAGGTCATGTTTTAGATCCACCATGCGCCAAGACTAAAGGAATGACAAATGAAAGAATCAAAGACATAAGGGAGAAAAAACAACGGAAGAATAAGCAAACAAAAG ATGCAAGCCAAGACAATCAAGAAAACATGATTGATTCTTCTTTTATACCAAGAGCTCCACTTCATGTGCCAGCATTTAATCCTCACTTTGGTGTTCCTCACACCCCATTTCATAATCAG GGTAATTTAAGTTGGACTTTTGGGAATCCTAATTTCTGTTTCAATTATGGTGTTATGCCTTCCTCAAATCAG GACTCCTGCAACTCTGCAAGTACTAATAGAAGAGTATTGTGA
- the LOC112203673 gene encoding protein FAR1-RELATED SEQUENCE 1-like isoform X5, whose protein sequence is MLRRAAKVYTIKMFQLFEIEFVGCMGVRLKEAFKRDEVHSYEAIEDGKQSVHKIQYNSISFDISCSCKCFESLGILCRHALKVFDINNITVLPTQYILKRWTREAKKGIVVSNNISGGTKIVKELLVEAMKRLEKDKETQDMLENLNKVGNQSNLDIPVNSGHVLDPPCAKTKGMTNERIKDIREKKQRKNKQTKDASQDNQENMIDSSFIPRAPLHVPAFNPHFGVPHTPFHNQGNLSWTFGNPNFCFNYGVMPSSNQDSCNSASTNRRVL, encoded by the exons ATGTTAAGGAGAGCAGCTAAGGTGTATACCATTAAAATGTTTCAGCTATTTGAAATAGAGTTTGTTGGCTGTATGGGAGTTAGACTAAAAGAAGCTTTCAAGAGGGATGAAGTACATTCATATGAAGCAATTGAAGATGGTAAACAAAGTGTACACAAGATTCAGTATAACTCTATATCCTTCGACATTTCTTGTTCTTGCAAGTGTTTTGAATCACTTGGAATCTTGTGTCGTCATGCTTTGAAGGTgtttgatatcaataatatcactGTTTTACCCACTCAATATATATTGAAGAGGTGGACTAGAGAAGCAAAGAAAGGGATTGTGGTAAGCAATAACATTTCTGGAG GGACTAAGATTGTGAAGGAGCTGTTAGTAGAGGCAATGAAGCGTCTTGAGAAAGACAAGGAAACTCAGGAcatgttggaaaatttgaacAAAGTTGGTAATCAGTCCAATCTTGACATTCCAGTAAACTCAGGTCATGTTTTAGATCCACCATGCGCCAAGACTAAAGGAATGACAAATGAAAGAATCAAAGACATAAGGGAGAAAAAACAACGGAAGAATAAGCAAACAAAAG ATGCAAGCCAAGACAATCAAGAAAACATGATTGATTCTTCTTTTATACCAAGAGCTCCACTTCATGTGCCAGCATTTAATCCTCACTTTGGTGTTCCTCACACCCCATTTCATAATCAG GGTAATTTAAGTTGGACTTTTGGGAATCCTAATTTCTGTTTCAATTATGGTGTTATGCCTTCCTCAAATCAG GACTCCTGCAACTCTGCAAGTACTAATAGAAGAGTATTGTGA
- the LOC112203673 gene encoding protein FAR1-RELATED SEQUENCE 5-like isoform X3, translated as MEEIVGEDGELKPGAGIPPTKSFFYLANEMGGPENVGFTKKDVHNFLQRKKNEMLEAGDGQSLFNHFKRKQGEDPNFFYSMQLDQYSRMTNFFWRDNRSKFDYDCFGDVICFDTTFRTNKYNLICAPIVGVNHHWRNVMFGCAFLLDETTESFVWLFESFLESMGNKAPKTIFTDEDKAMAKEIGQVFPGTQHRLCTWHISKNAGKRIGSYLANPEFKKQFNKCLHGCSTETEFQASWDDMISRYNLGGNSWLEKLYSLREKWCPVFSLDTFSAKIRSTQRSESTNNVFHQISTHTMELIKFVHHYEKKIEEMRLAELEDDY; from the exons atggaggagaTTGTTGGAGAAGATGGAGAACTAAAGCCGG GTGCTGGTATACCGCCAACAAAATCATTCTTCTACCTAGCAAATGAAATGGGAGGTCCTGAGAATGTTGGGTTCACTAAAAAAGATGTTCATAATTTTTTACAGAGGAAGAAAAATGAAATGCTTGAAGCAGGGGATGGACAGAGTTTGTTCAATCACTTTAAGCGCAAACAAGGTGAGGATCCTAACTTTTTCTACTCAATGCAATTAGACCAATATAGTCGAATGACAAATTTCTTTTGGAGAGATAATAGATCAAAATTTGATTATGATTGTTTTGGTGATGTtatttgctttgataccacattCCGTACAAACAAGTATAATTTGATTTGTGCTCCTATAGTGGGAGTCAATCATCATTGGAGAAATGTGATGTTTGGATGTGCCTTTTTATTGGATGAGACTACCGAGTCATTTGTTTGGTTGTTTGAGTCATTTTTGGAATCGATGGGAAATAAAGCCCCAAAAACTATTTTTACAGATGAAGATAAAGCAATGGCAAAAGAAATTGGGCAAGTTTTTCCAGGTACACAGCATCGGTTATGCACTTGGCATATTTCTAAGAATGCTGGAAAGAGAATTGGTAGTTACCTTGCGAATCCTGAGTTCAAGAAACAATTCAACAAGTGTTTGCATGGCTGTAGTACTGAAACTGAATTTCAAGCTTCATGGGATGATATGATCAGTAGATATAATCTTGGTGGTAATTCATGGCTTGAGAAGTTGTATTCGCTCCGGGAGAAATGGTGTCCAGTTTTTAGTTTGGACACCTTTTCAGCAAAAATTAGATCAACTCAAAGGAGTGAAAGTACTAACAATGTGTTccatcaaatctctacacacacaATGGAGCTCATCAAATTTGTGCATCACtatgagaaaaaaattgaagagaTGCGTTTGGCGGAGTTGGAAGATGACTACTGA
- the LOC112203673 gene encoding protein FAR1-RELATED SEQUENCE 5-like isoform X1 — protein MEEIVGEDGELKPGMQVYSDDEAYNLYNNYALRKGFSIRKGHIRRDASGNVRLREFTCAKEGFTRDQDTFEQKRYKKLETRTGCKAMIVFTVADGIWTISHINSEHNHDLARPEERQFLKLGRKVLEAHGNVMLSMLGAGIPPTKSFFYLANEMGGPENVGFTKKDVHNFLQRKKNEMLEAGDGQSLFNHFKRKQGEDPNFFYSMQLDQYSRMTNFFWRDNRSKFDYDCFGDVICFDTTFRTNKYNLICAPIVGVNHHWRNVMFGCAFLLDETTESFVWLFESFLESMGNKAPKTIFTDEDKAMAKEIGQVFPGTQHRLCTWHISKNAGKRIGSYLANPEFKKQFNKCLHGCSTETEFQASWDDMISRYNLGGNSWLEKLYSLREKWCPVFSLDTFSAKIRSTQRSESTNNVFHQISTHTMELIKFVHHYEKKIEEMRLAELEDDY, from the coding sequence atggaggagaTTGTTGGAGAAGATGGAGAACTAAAGCCGGGTATGCAAGtatattctgatgatgaagctTATAATCTATACAATAATTATGCTTTGAGAAAAGGATTTAGTATTCGTAAAGGGCATATAAGAAGAGATGCATCAGGTAATGTTCGATTGAGAGAGTTTACGTGTGCGAAAGAGGGGTTTACAAGAGACCAAGATACATTTGAACAGAAAAGATATAAGAAGTTAGAGACACGAACCGGTTGCAAGGCTATGATTGTATTTACTGTCGCAGATGGAATATGGACAATTTCTCATATCAATTCAGAGCATAACCATGACCTTGCTAGGCCTGAAGAAAGACAATTTCTAAAATTAGGCCGAAAAGTATTGGAGGCTCATGGAAATGTCATGCTTTCTATGTTAGGTGCTGGTATACCGCCAACAAAATCATTCTTCTACCTAGCAAATGAAATGGGAGGTCCTGAGAATGTTGGGTTCACTAAAAAAGATGTTCATAATTTTTTACAGAGGAAGAAAAATGAAATGCTTGAAGCAGGGGATGGACAGAGTTTGTTCAATCACTTTAAGCGCAAACAAGGTGAGGATCCTAACTTTTTCTACTCAATGCAATTAGACCAATATAGTCGAATGACAAATTTCTTTTGGAGAGATAATAGATCAAAATTTGATTATGATTGTTTTGGTGATGTtatttgctttgataccacattCCGTACAAACAAGTATAATTTGATTTGTGCTCCTATAGTGGGAGTCAATCATCATTGGAGAAATGTGATGTTTGGATGTGCCTTTTTATTGGATGAGACTACCGAGTCATTTGTTTGGTTGTTTGAGTCATTTTTGGAATCGATGGGAAATAAAGCCCCAAAAACTATTTTTACAGATGAAGATAAAGCAATGGCAAAAGAAATTGGGCAAGTTTTTCCAGGTACACAGCATCGGTTATGCACTTGGCATATTTCTAAGAATGCTGGAAAGAGAATTGGTAGTTACCTTGCGAATCCTGAGTTCAAGAAACAATTCAACAAGTGTTTGCATGGCTGTAGTACTGAAACTGAATTTCAAGCTTCATGGGATGATATGATCAGTAGATATAATCTTGGTGGTAATTCATGGCTTGAGAAGTTGTATTCGCTCCGGGAGAAATGGTGTCCAGTTTTTAGTTTGGACACCTTTTCAGCAAAAATTAGATCAACTCAAAGGAGTGAAAGTACTAACAATGTGTTccatcaaatctctacacacacaATGGAGCTCATCAAATTTGTGCATCACtatgagaaaaaaattgaagagaTGCGTTTGGCGGAGTTGGAAGATGACTACTGA
- the LOC112203673 gene encoding protein FAR1-RELATED SEQUENCE 5-like isoform X2, protein MEEIVGEDGELKPGMQVYSDDEAYNLYNNYALRKGFSIRKGHIRRDASGNVRLREFTCAKEGFTRDQDTFEQKRYKKLETRTGCKAMIVFTVADGIWTISHINSEHNHDLARPEERQFLKLGRKVLEAHGNVMLSMLGAGIPPTKSFFYLANEMGGPENVGFTKKDVHNFLQRKKNEMLEAGDGQSLFNHFKRKQDEDKAMAKEIGQVFPGTQHRLCTWHISKNAGKRIGSYLANPEFKKQFNKCLHGCSTETEFQASWDDMISRYNLGGNSWLEKLYSLREKWCPVFSLDTFSAKIRSTQRSESTNNVFHQISTHTMELIKFVHHYEKKIEEMRLAELEDDY, encoded by the exons atggaggagaTTGTTGGAGAAGATGGAGAACTAAAGCCGGGTATGCAAGtatattctgatgatgaagctTATAATCTATACAATAATTATGCTTTGAGAAAAGGATTTAGTATTCGTAAAGGGCATATAAGAAGAGATGCATCAGGTAATGTTCGATTGAGAGAGTTTACGTGTGCGAAAGAGGGGTTTACAAGAGACCAAGATACATTTGAACAGAAAAGATATAAGAAGTTAGAGACACGAACCGGTTGCAAGGCTATGATTGTATTTACTGTCGCAGATGGAATATGGACAATTTCTCATATCAATTCAGAGCATAACCATGACCTTGCTAGGCCTGAAGAAAGACAATTTCTAAAATTAGGCCGAAAAGTATTGGAGGCTCATGGAAATGTCATGCTTTCTATGTTAGGTGCTGGTATACCGCCAACAAAATCATTCTTCTACCTAGCAAATGAAATGGGAGGTCCTGAGAATGTTGGGTTCACTAAAAAAGATGTTCATAATTTTTTACAGAGGAAGAAAAATGAAATGCTTGAAGCAGGGGATGGACAGAGTTTGTTCAATCACTTTAAGCGCAAACAAG ATGAAGATAAAGCAATGGCAAAAGAAATTGGGCAAGTTTTTCCAGGTACACAGCATCGGTTATGCACTTGGCATATTTCTAAGAATGCTGGAAAGAGAATTGGTAGTTACCTTGCGAATCCTGAGTTCAAGAAACAATTCAACAAGTGTTTGCATGGCTGTAGTACTGAAACTGAATTTCAAGCTTCATGGGATGATATGATCAGTAGATATAATCTTGGTGGTAATTCATGGCTTGAGAAGTTGTATTCGCTCCGGGAGAAATGGTGTCCAGTTTTTAGTTTGGACACCTTTTCAGCAAAAATTAGATCAACTCAAAGGAGTGAAAGTACTAACAATGTGTTccatcaaatctctacacacacaATGGAGCTCATCAAATTTGTGCATCACtatgagaaaaaaattgaagagaTGCGTTTGGCGGAGTTGGAAGATGACTACTGA